The following coding sequences are from one Pyrobaculum sp. 3827-6 window:
- a CDS encoding DUF5752 family protein has translation MGLGAKALDTRGRGAPFKFYTAYYISLYSKMRARTLRQLLQGIKDADANTLFHHLFHTIRSKHLIPPRYTNDFAHWVGEEVGDEELAAALSDISGAEPATIEDIRKELVAVLEPHADDRAGKSEFVFVAMEPVVVETSYVAHTLADFLDLVEVVPGESIVYHFVTRRVLEGTGRNDFSTWLEKNFGLSEVAEALSRIDPLMYNSEESLRGDILKTLKRYLL, from the coding sequence GTGGGCTTGGGAGCAAAGGCGCTGGATACAAGGGGGAGGGGAGCTCCGTTTAAATTCTACACGGCTTACTACATTTCTCTCTACAGCAAGATGAGGGCGAGGACCCTGCGCCAGCTTCTCCAGGGGATTAAGGACGCCGACGCCAACACCCTTTTCCACCACCTATTCCACACCATCAGGTCGAAGCACCTCATCCCCCCGAGGTACACCAACGACTTCGCCCACTGGGTAGGCGAAGAGGTTGGCGACGAGGAGCTGGCCGCCGCCTTGTCAGACATATCCGGCGCAGAACCTGCGACGATCGAAGACATTAGGAAGGAGCTCGTAGCAGTGCTGGAGCCGCACGCAGACGACAGAGCCGGCAAGTCGGAATTTGTATTCGTGGCCATGGAGCCCGTAGTGGTGGAGACTAGCTACGTGGCGCACACCCTCGCCGACTTTCTAGACCTCGTCGAGGTGGTGCCGGGGGAGTCCATCGTGTACCACTTCGTCACTAGGAGAGTTCTGGAGGGCACGGGCCGCAACGACTTCTCCACATGGCTAGAGAAAAACTTCGGCCTTTCCGAAGTGGCCGAGGCTCTGTCCCGCATAGATCCGCTGATGTACAACAGCGAGGAGTCCCTAAGAGGCGACATACTGAAGACCCTCAAGAGGTACCTCCTATGA
- a CDS encoding mechanosensitive ion channel family protein, with translation MASTRGVWLAAVGKVVGVVVTSFAIYYSIKFADYLLHLGITPDVYGVLIAFIASAAGIVISNILGNAVILHLKPALKERAFSVGNVIKIIGFMFSILVAFTLGKIGAEAALLGGTVTGLVLGLALQPVLSNLFAGLVILATRFVTIGDVVRITSTGIPYQLAVLPPYKYFSPDYVVPGYKGRVVEIGLFYTTVILDTGYELKIPNSILLNSGVVDYTPQWSEKSTVMVRIELPLSVINFDAVEREVREALAEFNIVAVDFTEQSDKDHVILRIKLEVPSGADWRDLKSRALKKLLEYRERKIRENYYRYLCLTRAVLCDRYAEQLAREGPRASS, from the coding sequence ATGGCTAGCACGAGGGGGGTGTGGCTGGCGGCTGTGGGCAAGGTGGTGGGAGTCGTAGTCACAAGCTTCGCTATTTACTACTCGATTAAGTTTGCAGACTACCTGCTTCACCTGGGTATCACCCCTGACGTGTACGGCGTGCTGATAGCATTTATTGCCTCTGCGGCGGGCATCGTGATTTCAAACATCTTGGGCAACGCCGTGATTCTGCATCTTAAACCTGCACTCAAGGAGAGGGCGTTTTCCGTGGGCAACGTCATAAAGATCATCGGCTTCATGTTTTCGATACTGGTGGCTTTTACGCTGGGGAAAATTGGAGCTGAGGCGGCATTGCTGGGCGGCACCGTAACGGGCCTCGTGCTGGGTTTAGCCCTACAGCCGGTGCTCAGCAACCTCTTCGCCGGGTTGGTGATTCTAGCCACTAGATTCGTCACAATTGGCGACGTGGTTAGAATAACGTCGACAGGGATCCCCTATCAGCTAGCCGTACTGCCCCCCTACAAGTACTTCTCACCGGACTACGTAGTGCCGGGCTACAAAGGCCGCGTCGTGGAGATTGGGCTGTTTTATACAACCGTCATTTTAGACACAGGCTACGAGCTGAAAATCCCCAACTCCATACTGCTGAACTCAGGCGTGGTGGACTACACGCCGCAGTGGAGCGAGAAGAGCACCGTCATGGTGAGGATTGAGCTACCGCTCTCTGTAATAAACTTCGACGCAGTGGAGAGGGAGGTGAGGGAGGCTCTCGCGGAGTTTAACATCGTCGCTGTGGACTTCACAGAGCAGAGCGATAAAGACCACGTAATTCTGAGAATAAAGCTGGAGGTGCCCAGCGGCGCCGACTGGCGTGACTTAAAGAGCCGAGCTCTGAAGAAACTGCTGGAGTACCGGGAGAGGAAGATTAGGGAGAACTACTACAGATACCTCTGCCTCACCCGCGCCGTCCTCTGCGACCGCTATGCAGAACAGCTGGCTAGGGAGGGGCCCCGCGCCTCTTCTTAG
- a CDS encoding glycosyltransferase, with product MLEKYSQFVGEDEIDAIVKLAQRLEDLSILHVNSTAAGGGVAEILNRLIPLMRELGLRADWKVIRGDQEFFTVTKTFHNALQGITSAVPEHYYTIYEKWQEINANELDLDYDVVFIHDPQPAGLVKYRKKGLWIWRCHIDLSTPDPHVWSYLRRYVSQYNLAIFHIPDFARDDLDIPQLLIPPSIDPLSPKNMELPQTAVERIVRKFDVDSERPLLLQVSRFDRAKDPLGVVEAYRLAKRHVPDLQLVYLGSPAHDDPEGEAVYNEAVKAAGGDRDIHLLMLPPDSHVEVNAFQRAATVVMQKSIREGFGLTVSEALWKRKPVVGGRAGGIKIQVIHGVTGFLATSPKTAAHYTTYLIREKKVREEMGNAGREHVRRNFLITHQLRRYLMAIAYAAGRHRL from the coding sequence ATGCTTGAAAAATACTCCCAGTTCGTCGGAGAAGATGAAATCGACGCCATTGTGAAGCTGGCCCAGAGGCTTGAAGACCTGTCTATACTCCACGTCAACTCAACCGCCGCGGGCGGGGGAGTGGCCGAGATACTAAACAGACTCATACCCCTGATGAGAGAGCTGGGGCTGAGAGCCGACTGGAAGGTGATAAGGGGAGACCAGGAGTTCTTCACCGTGACGAAGACCTTCCACAACGCCCTCCAGGGGATCACCTCGGCAGTGCCGGAGCACTACTACACCATATATGAAAAGTGGCAGGAGATAAACGCCAACGAGCTAGACCTAGACTACGACGTGGTCTTCATCCACGACCCACAGCCAGCTGGCCTCGTGAAGTACCGGAAGAAGGGGCTCTGGATATGGCGTTGCCATATAGATCTCTCCACCCCGGACCCCCACGTGTGGAGCTACCTAAGGCGCTACGTCTCGCAGTACAACCTAGCCATCTTCCACATACCCGACTTCGCCCGCGACGACCTGGACATACCCCAGCTCCTCATACCCCCATCCATAGACCCCCTCAGCCCAAAAAACATGGAGCTACCCCAGACGGCGGTGGAGAGGATAGTGCGTAAATTCGACGTGGACTCCGAAAGGCCGTTGTTGCTCCAGGTGTCCCGCTTCGACCGCGCCAAGGACCCGCTAGGCGTGGTTGAGGCCTACAGACTGGCTAAAAGACATGTGCCGGATCTACAGCTGGTGTACCTCGGCAGCCCCGCCCACGACGACCCCGAGGGCGAGGCGGTGTACAACGAGGCTGTGAAGGCGGCGGGCGGCGACCGCGACATACATCTACTAATGCTCCCGCCCGACAGCCATGTGGAGGTCAACGCCTTCCAGCGCGCCGCCACCGTGGTGATGCAGAAGTCCATAAGAGAGGGCTTCGGCCTCACGGTGTCTGAGGCGCTTTGGAAGCGCAAACCCGTAGTCGGGGGCAGAGCCGGCGGGATCAAGATACAGGTGATCCACGGCGTGACGGGCTTCCTAGCCACCTCCCCAAAGACGGCGGCCCACTACACGACTTACCTCATACGTGAGAAGAAGGTAAGAGAGGAAATGGGAAACGCCGGCAGGGAACACGTAAGGAGAAACTTCCTAATAACCCACCAGCTGAGGCGCTACCTAATGGCCATAGCCTACGCCGCCGGGAGGCACAGGCTTTAG